A region from the Acipenser ruthenus chromosome 13, fAciRut3.2 maternal haplotype, whole genome shotgun sequence genome encodes:
- the LOC117417812 gene encoding uncharacterized protein LOC117417812 isoform X2, whose protein sequence is MDYGEGTLDNSARGMTLIQDEGMSLEESLGEEERARRKAEKRRAKKKRQRERKKLEKVKESEDNEQEEEEDEEESESEEEAEEVRELVSHSMGRATQPLAATGNKNNHKSNHSSTEEEPEWDVNSAFVANAASHIKPKSRTKASRMSKENKENEAKTGEVNGTDTGTKRSTPLAEKGIKLVEQGQYSQAVAMFTEAIKYDPKDYRFFGNRSYCYECVEQYNSALADAETSIQLAADWPKGYFRKGRALMGMKRYSEAVKALSVVLKLDQNCEDAVNEIFNCRVLHLMELGFNLQQSILLLDRFTTVQGVLASPEAAKVAADLDSLLDQSGNPCASLWVGNVTVDVKEKQLRDLFKSYGEIDSIRVLHERFCAFVNFISATAAATAMEKLQGKEIESTRLVIRYPDRRPQRDPASPQRPAVFPVPAPAQPAKPQPAATSTTGPRRKGPVHRNECYFWRTTGCHFGDKCRFKHIPDHRGRDKKPWQT, encoded by the exons GAGCCAGACGAAAAGCAGAAAAACGACGGGCCAAAAAAAAG cgaCAGAGGGAAAGAAAGAAACTGGAAAAGGTAAAAGAGAGCGAAGACAATGAGCAG gaagaagaggaagatgaggaggagagCGAGAGTGAGGAGGAGGCTGAGGAGGTGAGAGAGCTGGTCTCGCACAGCATGGGGAGAGCCACACAGCCGCTGGCTGCCACAGGGAACAAGAACAACCACAAATCCAACCACAGCTCCACCGAGGAG GAACCAGAGTGGGATGTAAACAGTGCTTTTGTAGCCAACGCTGCCAGTCACATCAAACCAAAGAGCCGAACCAAAGCGAGTCGCATGTCCAAAGAAAACAAAGAGAATGAGGCCAAAACTGGAGAG GTGAATGGTACAGACACAGGCACAAAGAGGAGCACACCTTTGGCAG AAAAAGGGATCAAGTTGGTGGAGCAAGGGCAGTATTCTCAGGCAGTCGCTATGTTTACAGAAGCAATCAAATATGATCCAAAGGATTACAG GTTTTTCGGGAATCGCTCGTACTGTTATGAATGTGTGGAGCAGTACAACTCTGCACTCGCTGATGCTGAAACATCAATCCAGCTCGCTGCTGATTGGCCAAAGGGCTATTTCCGGAAAGGGAGAGCATTAATGGGGATGAAG AGGTACAGCGAGGCAGTGAAAGCCTTGAGTGTGGTGCTGAAGCTGGACCAGAACTGTGAGGATGCTGTGAATGAGATCTTCAACTGCAGAGTCCTTCATCTCATG GAGCTGGGGTTTAATCTACAGCAGAGCATTCTCTTGTTAGACAGGTTCACCACAGTGCAGGGAGTCCTGGCCTCTCCTGAAGCTGCCAAAG TGGCGGCTGACCTAGACTCTTTGCTGGACCAATCTGG AAACCCTTGTGCCTCTCTCTGGGTGGGGAACGTGACGGTTGATGTAAAGGAGAAACAGCTGCGAGACCTGTTCAAAAG TTATGGAGAGATCGACAGTATTCGTGTTCTCCACGAAAGATTCTGTGCCTTTGTGAATTTCATAAGTGCAACAGCAGCGGCCACTGCGATGGAGAAGCTGCAG GGCAAGGAGATTGAGAGCACCAGGCTGGTGATCCGCTACCCAGACAGACGACCCCAGCGAGACCCCGCTTCACCACAGAGGCCAGCAGTCTTTCCGGTACCTGCGCCTGCACAGCCTGCCAAACCCCAGCCAGCAGCCACTTCCACCACCGG GCCCAGGCGCAAAGGCCCCGTTCACAGAAATGAATGTTACTTCTGGAGAACCACCGGCTGCCATTTTGGAGACAAGTGCCGCTTCAAACACATTCCTGATCACCGCGGGAGGGACAAGAAACCTTGGCAGACCTGA